Proteins found in one Zea mays cultivar B73 chromosome 1, Zm-B73-REFERENCE-NAM-5.0, whole genome shotgun sequence genomic segment:
- the LOC103644148 gene encoding calcium-dependent protein kinase 11, whose translation MGNTCVGPSAAGRNGFLANVTLWRPRGDDPAPAPALPPPPSPASDKAPDPVTIPESEHSSHHSSRSTDLPPAPASQPQDNPTAKKPAPKVKRVQSAGLLADSVLKRDVNTARLKDIYTIGKKLGQGQFGTTYLCVEKATGREFACKSIAKRKLLTEEDVEDVRREIQIMHHLAGHANVVSIVGAYEDAVAVQLVMELCAGGELFDRIIQRGHYSEKAAAQLTRVIVGVVEACHSLGVMHRDLKPENFLFVNQKEDSPLKTIDFGLSIFFKPGEMFTDVVGSPYYVAPEVLLKYYGREVDVWSAGVIIYILLSGVPPFWDESEQGIFEQVLKGDLDFSSEPWPSISESAKDLVRKMLIRDPKKRLTAHEALCHPWVCVDGVAPDKPLDSAVLSRLKQFSAMNKLKKMALRVIAESLSEEEIAGLKEMFKMIDSDNSGHITLEELKTGLQRVGANLMDSEINALMEAADIDNSGTIDYGEFIAATLHINKVEKEDKLFAAFSYFDKDGSGYITQDELQKACEEFGLGDTRLEDIIGDIDQDNDGRIDYNEFVAMMQKGDNPLGRKGHQSNTSFGLGDALKLR comes from the exons ATGGGCAACACCTGCGTCGGCCCCAGTGCCGCTGGCCGCAACGGCTTCCTGGCCAACGTCACCCTGTGGCGGCCCCGCGGCGACGACCCCGCGCCAGCCCCAGCCCTACCGCCGCCCCCCTCCCCCGCCTCCGACAAAGCGCCCGATCCCGTCACCATCCCAGAATCTGAGCATTCCTCCCACCACTCATCCCGATCCACCGACCTGCCACCGGCCCCTGCCTCCCAGCCGCAGGACAACCCTACGGCGAAGAAGCCCGCGCCCAAGGTCAAGCGCGTCCAGAGCGCGGGCCTCCTCGCGGACTCCGTGCTCAAGCGCGACGTTAACACGGCTCGGCTCAAGGACATCTACACCATTGGCAAGAAGTTAGGTCAGGGTCAATTCGGCACAACCTACCTCTGCGTCGAGAAGGCCACCGGCCGGGAGTTCGCCTGCAAATCCATTGCCAAACGGAAGCTGCTCACGGAGGAGGATGTCGAGGATGTGCGCCGCGAGATCCAGATCATGCACCACCTCGCGGGTCATGCCAACGTCGTCTCCATCGTCGGCGCCTACGAGGACGCCGTCGCCGTGCAGCTCGTCATGGAGCTCTGCGCTGGTGGGGAACTTTTCGACAGGATCATCCAGAGGGGGCACTATTCCGAGAAGGCGGCCGCGCAGCTGACCAGGGTGATCGTCGGCGTCGTCGAGGCGTGCCACTCACTCGGCGTGATGCACAGGGATCTTAAGCCGGAAAATTTCTTGTTTGTCAATCAAAAGGAGGACTCGCCCCTGAAGACCATCGATTTTGGACTGTCCATCTTCTTCAAGCCAG GCGAGATGTTTACAGATGTCGTTGGAAGCCCATACTATGTTGCACCTGAGGTTCTGCTAAAATACTATGGccgtgaggttgatgtctggAGTGCTGGTGTCATAATCTATATCCTGTTGAGTGGAGTCCCTCCATTCTGGGATG AAAGTGAACAAGGAATATTTGAACAAGTTTTGAAAGGTGACCTGGACTTTTCGTCGGAGCCCTGGCCTAGCATCTCAGAGAGTGCAAAGGATTTGGTTAGGAAAATGCTTATTCGTGATCCAAAAAAGAGATTGACTGCCCATGAAGCCTTAT GTCACCCTTGGGTGTGTGTTGATGGAGTTGCTCCTGACAAGCCTCTTGATTCCGCTGTTCTAAGCCGGTTGAAACAATTTTCTGCAATGAATAAACTAAAGAAAATGGCCCTTAGG GTTATTGCTGAGAGCTTATCTGAGGAAGAAATCGCGGGGTTAAAAGAAATGTTCAAAATGATTGACAGTGACAACAGTGGTCATATCACATTGGAGGAACTAAAAACTGGCTTGCAGAGAGTTGGTGCTAATTTGATGGATTCGGAAATCAATGCTCTAATGGAAGCT GCAGATATCGACAACAGTGGCACAATTGATTACGGGGAGTTCATTGCTGCAACTTTGCATATAAACAAAGTTGAAAAGGAGGATAAGCTCTTTGCTGCTTTCTCATACTTTGACAAAGACGGCAGTGGTTACATAACTCAAGATGAGCTCCAAAAGGCATGTGAGGAGTTTGGTTTAGGGGATACCCGACTTGAGGACATTATTGGGGACATCGATCAGGACAAT GATGGACGAATCGACTACAATGAGTTCGTTGCAATGATGCAGAAAGGAGATAATCCTCTGGGGAGAAAGGGGCATCAAAGTAATACTAGTTTTGGTCTTGGAGATGCACTTAAGCTTCGGTAA